One window of the Onychostoma macrolepis isolate SWU-2019 chromosome 21, ASM1243209v1, whole genome shotgun sequence genome contains the following:
- the LOC131528539 gene encoding urokinase plasminogen activator surface receptor-like — protein MTVTSCLSATLYVGNGTIITAKSCALPNGCPSGSINLGIGKITSTCCNTNLCNSLDAPDPAIVPNGKKCYYCDGQSCSNTLSCSGSEESCFAATGKFESQPIAVKGCVSASICNFVSIIGAFVDGVSCCSGNLCNSAKSVTQSFLFLCCSLLSFILLH, from the exons ATGACAGTTACTAGCTGCCTCAGTGCAACATTATATGTTG GCAATGGAACTATAATAACGGCTAAGAGTTGTGCTTTACCAAATGGCTGTCCAAGTGGATCCATCAACCTTGGCATTGGAAAGATCACTTCTACCTGCTGTAACACGAATCTCTGTAACTCCCTAGATGCTCCAG ATCCCGCTATTGTCCCCAATGGAAAGAAATGTTACTATTGTGATGGACAGAGCTGCTCAAACACACTGAGCTGTTCAGGGAGTGAAGAAAGCTGCTTTGCGGCAACAG GGAAATTCGAAAGCCAGCCAATAGCTGTAAAAGGCTGTGTCTCTGCATCTATTTGTAATTTTGTCTCAATAATTGGTGCATTTGTTGATGGCGTGTCATGTTGTTCAGGGAACTTGTGTAACAGTGCTAAAAGTGTCACTCAGAGCTTCCTGTTCCTCTGCTGTTCTCTGCTCTCCTTCATCCTGCTGCACTGA